A stretch of Lentibacillus sp. JNUCC-1 DNA encodes these proteins:
- the nusA gene encoding transcription termination factor NusA — protein sequence MNNQLFEAMDYLEKEKGIDKDILMEALEAALISAYKKNFNSATNVRVELNEATASMGVFARKTIVENPEDHQQEISLEEARAIDPNYEIEDVIEVEVTPKDFGRIAAQAAKQVVTQRVREAERGVIFNEYVEREDDVMTGIVQRKDARFVYVHLGKVEAKLAEAEQMPTEEYHPHDRLKVYVTKVENTSKGPQVYVSRSHPGLLKRLFEMEVPEIYDGVVEIKSVSREAGDRSKISVHAEDPDVDAVGSCVGQRGQRVQAIVNELQGEKIDIVEWSQDPVVYVSNALSPAKVVDVLVDEEEKSTTVIVPDYQLSLAIGKRGQNARLAARLTGLKIDIKSETEAREEGLLDQVDENSADENTDHDTLFE from the coding sequence TTGAATAACCAGCTTTTTGAAGCGATGGATTACCTGGAAAAAGAAAAAGGGATCGATAAAGATATCTTGATGGAAGCACTCGAAGCCGCATTAATCTCTGCATACAAAAAGAATTTTAACTCTGCGACCAATGTACGTGTAGAACTTAATGAAGCCACTGCATCTATGGGTGTGTTTGCACGTAAGACGATTGTTGAGAATCCAGAAGATCATCAGCAGGAGATTTCTTTGGAAGAGGCCCGTGCTATTGATCCAAATTACGAAATAGAAGATGTCATAGAGGTTGAAGTAACTCCAAAAGACTTTGGGCGAATTGCTGCACAAGCAGCTAAACAAGTTGTTACACAGCGGGTCAGGGAAGCCGAACGCGGAGTGATTTTCAACGAATATGTAGAACGTGAAGACGATGTGATGACGGGTATCGTTCAACGTAAAGATGCTCGCTTTGTTTACGTTCATCTTGGGAAGGTAGAGGCTAAACTCGCTGAAGCAGAACAGATGCCTACTGAAGAATACCATCCCCATGATCGCTTAAAAGTTTATGTAACCAAGGTCGAAAACACAAGTAAAGGACCGCAAGTATATGTTTCACGGTCTCACCCGGGATTGTTGAAACGTCTTTTTGAAATGGAAGTTCCTGAGATCTATGATGGTGTTGTAGAAATTAAATCCGTTTCCAGGGAAGCAGGCGACCGCTCAAAAATCTCTGTCCACGCTGAAGATCCAGACGTTGATGCAGTTGGTTCTTGTGTGGGTCAAAGAGGACAGCGCGTTCAAGCGATAGTCAACGAGCTTCAAGGTGAAAAAATTGATATTGTAGAATGGTCCCAAGACCCAGTTGTGTATGTGTCAAACGCACTCAGTCCTGCTAAAGTAGTTGACGTACTGGTCGATGAAGAAGAAAAATCCACAACTGTGATTGTTCCGGACTACCAACTTTCTCTGGCAATTGGAAAACGCGGTCAAAATGCAAGATTGGCAGCGAGACTTACCGGGCTAAAAATCGACATTAAGAGTGAAACTGAAGCAAGAGAAGAAGGTTTACTTGATCAAGTCGATGAAAACAGTGCAGATGAAAATACTGACCATGATACCTTATTTGAATAA
- the rimP gene encoding ribosome maturation factor RimP, whose translation MSSTVIQKTEELVQPILEEKQLELVDVEYVKEGKDWFLRVFIDKPGGIDISECGEVSEMLSEKLDKADPVKGAYFLEVSSPGAERPLKTEQDFINHVNHNVYIKLYEPIDGEKTYEGVLIHFADKIATVEYKIKTREKQVELPFEKIAKARLAVTF comes from the coding sequence TTGAGCTCAACCGTCATCCAAAAAACAGAAGAACTCGTTCAGCCAATACTTGAAGAAAAACAACTTGAACTGGTCGATGTTGAATATGTCAAAGAGGGTAAAGACTGGTTCTTGCGAGTCTTTATTGATAAGCCTGGTGGGATTGATATCAGCGAATGTGGTGAAGTGTCAGAAATGCTCAGCGAGAAGTTGGATAAAGCCGATCCGGTTAAAGGCGCTTATTTCCTTGAGGTTTCTTCACCTGGTGCTGAGCGACCGCTTAAAACTGAACAGGACTTCATCAACCATGTCAATCACAATGTGTATATTAAGCTTTATGAACCGATTGATGGTGAGAAAACTTATGAGGGCGTATTGATTCACTTTGCCGATAAAATTGCCACCGTCGAATACAAAATCAAAACACGGGAAAAACAAGTCGAATTGCCTTTCGAAAAGATTGCTAAAGCACGACTTGCCGTAACGTTTTAA
- a CDS encoding PolC-type DNA polymerase III: protein MDLTKREKMNILLEQLQIPEDTVKHHFQHSLLEKLEVYKEQKQWHFHIRVNKTLPVDVYQLFFTRLQEAFQQIATVECTLYANEQEMDEETICSYWKYYLASACNLSPAYKSLVQEQIPHTENKKLILTARNDAEANALRKRLDNDFRSFCIRVGAPAYQLDFKIENDHARLQQFKEQKALEDEQIVQKMMEERQAQEKNKSNGSSSKPFAIGYKIQDEPVSLDYIQEEERRLTVQGYVFDVEVRLLRSGRSLLIAKVTDYTDSLQVKMFSKGDDDQAMFDQLKAGMWVKARGSIQTDMYTNELAMMANDMHEVKVASRVDNAPEDEKRVELHAHTTMSQLDAVVSPAKLVEQAANWGHKAVAITDHAVVQGYPEAHGAGKKHGIKIIYGLEANLVDDGVPIAYNEQDLDLTNATFVVFDVETTGLSAVYDTIIELAGVKIYNGEIIDRFERFANPHHPLSQTTTDLTGITDDMVQDAPEIGEVLKEFHEWSKDDVLVAHNASFDMGFLNQGYERIDYGQADNPVIDTLELARFLLPELKNHRLNTLCKYMDIELTQHHRAIYDAEATGYLFWKLLTKLVERDITNHARLNDYMGENNAYQRSRPFHCTLLAQTQEGLKNIYKLVSHAHIDYFYRMPRIPRSLLNKMREGILIGSGCDKGEVFETMMQKSEEEAEKAAAFYDYIEVQPPANYTHLLGMDLVQSEAQLIDIITKLTKLGERLDKPVVATGNVHYIDEHEKLYRQILIASQAGNPLNRQSLPDTPFRTTDEMLGAFHFLGEDKAKEIVVNNTNRLNEAIGDISPVQEGLYTPKIEGAEEEIRDLCYSRAKAIYGEDVPDVVTERLERELKSIIDNGFAVIYLISHKLVKKSLDDGYLVGSRGSVGSSLVATLTEITEVNPLPPHYVCTSCHFNEFITDGTVGSGFDLPDKTCPNCDIPLVKDGQDIPFETFLGFKGDKVPDIDLNFSGEYQPEAHNYTKVLFGEDNVYRAGTIGTIAEKTAYGYVKGYASDKQLIYKQAEIDRLVKGCTGVKRTTGQHPGGIIVVPDDMEIYDFTPIQYPADDRNSHWRTTHFDFHSIDENLLKLDILGHDDPTMIRMLEDLSGIDPKTIPTSDSEVMKIFSGTESLGVSPEEINCTTGTLGVPEFGTRFVRQMLEDTKPTTFAELVIISGLSHGTDVWLGNAQELINDGICEIADVIGCRDDIMVYLMHKGLEASLAFKIMEFVRKGKGLQDEWITEMKKHDVPDWYIESCKKIKYMFPKAHAAAYVLMAIRIAYFKVHHPLYFYAAYFSIRASDFELDTMIKDAGAIKSRIEEILHKGNDAPPKEKSLLTVLEIALEMKQRGYTFEKVDLYKSQASEFLVEGQALIPPFDAIDGLGTNAAINIVKARDEGEFLSKQDLRQRSKISKTVIEYMDQHGCLEGMPEKNQLSLF, encoded by the coding sequence ATGGATTTGACTAAACGAGAAAAAATGAACATCTTACTTGAACAATTGCAAATACCTGAAGACACTGTCAAACATCACTTCCAACACAGCCTTCTTGAGAAACTGGAAGTCTATAAAGAACAAAAACAATGGCACTTCCATATTCGAGTCAATAAGACGTTGCCAGTGGATGTTTACCAACTGTTCTTCACGCGCTTGCAGGAAGCTTTTCAGCAAATTGCCACAGTTGAATGCACCCTCTATGCAAATGAACAGGAAATGGATGAAGAAACGATCTGCTCTTATTGGAAGTACTATTTGGCTTCAGCTTGTAACCTCTCTCCAGCTTATAAAAGCCTTGTACAAGAACAGATTCCTCATACCGAAAACAAAAAACTGATTCTCACTGCACGTAACGATGCAGAAGCAAACGCTTTAAGAAAAAGATTGGATAATGATTTTCGTTCATTTTGCATCCGTGTCGGAGCGCCGGCGTATCAGCTTGATTTTAAAATTGAAAACGATCATGCACGTCTTCAGCAGTTTAAAGAACAAAAAGCGCTCGAAGATGAACAAATCGTTCAAAAAATGATGGAAGAACGACAAGCGCAAGAAAAAAATAAAAGCAACGGCAGCTCTTCCAAACCATTTGCTATTGGATATAAAATCCAAGATGAACCTGTTTCTCTTGACTATATCCAAGAAGAAGAACGTCGACTGACTGTGCAAGGCTATGTTTTTGATGTCGAAGTCAGATTACTGCGATCAGGTAGAAGTCTCTTGATTGCCAAGGTTACGGATTACACAGATTCCCTGCAGGTTAAAATGTTTTCAAAAGGTGATGACGATCAGGCAATGTTTGACCAGCTTAAGGCCGGGATGTGGGTTAAAGCAAGAGGCAGTATTCAAACAGATATGTACACAAATGAACTTGCGATGATGGCAAATGATATGCATGAAGTTAAAGTTGCAAGCAGAGTGGACAATGCTCCAGAGGACGAAAAGCGCGTAGAACTTCATGCTCATACAACAATGAGCCAGCTTGATGCAGTTGTTTCACCTGCCAAATTGGTTGAGCAGGCTGCCAATTGGGGCCATAAAGCAGTGGCTATTACAGATCATGCAGTTGTTCAGGGGTATCCTGAAGCCCATGGTGCCGGCAAAAAACATGGGATAAAAATCATATACGGACTTGAAGCAAATCTTGTTGATGACGGCGTTCCGATTGCTTACAATGAGCAGGACCTTGATTTGACGAACGCAACTTTTGTTGTTTTTGACGTGGAAACAACAGGTTTGTCAGCCGTCTATGATACGATCATCGAACTTGCTGGGGTCAAAATATATAATGGTGAAATTATTGATCGTTTCGAGAGGTTTGCCAATCCGCATCACCCACTCTCACAAACAACAACAGATCTAACAGGTATTACAGATGATATGGTGCAAGATGCTCCTGAAATCGGTGAGGTTTTAAAAGAATTTCATGAGTGGAGTAAAGATGATGTGCTTGTAGCACACAATGCCAGTTTTGACATGGGGTTCCTGAACCAGGGTTATGAAAGAATCGATTATGGACAAGCCGACAACCCAGTTATTGATACTCTGGAACTGGCCAGGTTTTTGCTCCCCGAGTTAAAGAATCACCGTCTGAATACATTATGCAAATACATGGATATTGAACTTACACAACACCATAGAGCTATATATGATGCCGAAGCCACGGGTTATTTATTCTGGAAGCTATTGACAAAACTTGTAGAAAGAGACATCACGAATCATGCAAGATTAAATGATTATATGGGCGAAAATAACGCCTACCAGCGGTCAAGACCTTTCCATTGTACGCTTCTTGCTCAGACGCAGGAAGGCTTAAAAAATATATATAAACTTGTTTCTCATGCTCATATTGATTATTTTTACAGAATGCCGAGGATCCCAAGATCGCTATTAAATAAAATGCGTGAAGGGATTTTAATAGGCTCCGGGTGTGATAAGGGAGAAGTATTTGAAACAATGATGCAGAAGTCTGAAGAGGAAGCTGAGAAAGCTGCAGCGTTCTACGATTATATCGAAGTCCAGCCCCCTGCAAACTATACGCATTTACTTGGGATGGACCTTGTTCAAAGTGAGGCACAGCTTATAGATATTATTACAAAACTCACTAAACTTGGAGAACGTCTGGATAAGCCTGTGGTGGCAACAGGAAACGTCCATTATATTGATGAACACGAGAAACTTTACAGGCAAATACTTATTGCTTCACAAGCTGGAAATCCGCTTAATAGACAATCATTGCCTGACACACCTTTTCGAACAACAGATGAAATGTTAGGGGCTTTCCACTTTTTAGGTGAGGACAAGGCGAAAGAAATCGTTGTGAATAATACAAACAGGCTGAATGAAGCAATTGGAGACATATCTCCTGTCCAGGAAGGGCTGTATACTCCGAAGATCGAAGGCGCAGAGGAAGAAATACGCGATTTATGTTATTCACGTGCTAAAGCTATCTATGGAGAAGACGTCCCTGATGTTGTGACAGAACGTTTGGAAAGAGAACTTAAAAGCATCATCGACAATGGGTTTGCGGTTATTTATTTAATTTCTCATAAATTGGTCAAAAAATCGCTTGACGATGGTTATCTTGTCGGGTCCCGGGGTTCTGTCGGTTCGTCGCTTGTAGCAACCTTAACAGAAATTACTGAAGTGAACCCATTACCGCCGCACTATGTCTGCACATCTTGCCACTTTAATGAGTTCATAACAGATGGTACAGTGGGCAGTGGCTTTGATTTGCCGGACAAAACCTGTCCAAATTGCGATATTCCGCTGGTCAAAGACGGTCAGGATATTCCTTTTGAAACCTTCTTAGGATTTAAAGGTGACAAAGTTCCTGATATAGACTTGAACTTTTCCGGTGAATATCAGCCTGAGGCTCACAACTATACAAAAGTGCTGTTCGGGGAAGATAATGTCTATCGTGCCGGAACCATCGGCACCATTGCAGAAAAGACGGCTTATGGTTATGTGAAAGGGTACGCCTCTGATAAACAACTTATTTATAAACAGGCTGAAATAGACCGTCTTGTCAAAGGCTGTACAGGCGTCAAACGAACGACTGGTCAGCATCCCGGTGGTATTATTGTTGTTCCGGATGACATGGAAATATACGATTTTACCCCGATTCAATATCCAGCAGATGATCGGAACAGTCATTGGCGAACAACACACTTTGACTTTCATTCTATTGATGAAAACTTATTAAAACTCGATATTCTGGGGCATGATGACCCGACAATGATTCGAATGCTGGAAGATTTGAGTGGTATTGACCCCAAAACCATACCAACCTCTGACTCAGAGGTTATGAAAATCTTTTCAGGAACCGAATCGCTCGGCGTCTCCCCAGAGGAGATCAATTGTACAACCGGCACGTTAGGGGTACCTGAGTTTGGTACGCGCTTCGTTAGACAAATGCTTGAAGATACTAAACCGACAACATTCGCGGAACTGGTAATTATTTCAGGGCTTTCCCATGGTACCGATGTGTGGCTTGGTAATGCCCAGGAACTGATTAATGATGGCATTTGTGAAATTGCTGATGTAATTGGTTGCAGGGACGACATTATGGTCTACCTCATGCATAAAGGGCTTGAAGCATCTCTTGCGTTTAAAATTATGGAATTCGTCCGTAAAGGGAAAGGTCTTCAAGATGAGTGGATCACAGAAATGAAGAAGCATGATGTCCCGGATTGGTACATCGAGTCATGTAAGAAGATCAAGTACATGTTTCCTAAAGCACACGCAGCAGCATATGTTTTAATGGCTATTCGCATCGCCTATTTTAAAGTGCATCATCCACTTTATTTCTACGCAGCTTACTTTTCAATTAGAGCGAGCGACTTCGAGCTTGATACGATGATCAAAGATGCTGGTGCCATAAAGAGTCGAATTGAAGAGATTCTTCATAAAGGAAACGATGCTCCACCTAAGGAAAAAAGCTTGTTAACCGTTCTCGAAATCGCGCTTGAAATGAAACAACGCGGCTATACATTTGAAAAAGTTGACCTTTACAAATCACAGGCCAGCGAATTTTTAGTTGAAGGACAGGCCTTGATTCCGCCTTTTGATGCCATCGATGGGCTAGGCACAAATGCAGCAATTAACATTGTCAAAGCGCGCGATGAAGGAGAATTCCTGTCTAAACAAGATCTCCGTCAACGGAGTAAGATATCCAAAACAGTGATTGAATACATGGATCAACACGGCTGTCTAGAAGGTATGCCGGAAAAAAACCAACTCTCATTATTCTAA
- the rseP gene encoding RIP metalloprotease RseP — protein MNTVIAFIFMFGLLVFIHELGHLIFAKRAGMLAREFAIGFGPKMFSFKKNETVYTIRLLPIGGYVRVAGEDPEIIELKPGHHIGLEFNEQGVVNKIIVNNKSKHPNARVIEVNHADLDHTLQITGYEPDEEEPLLTFKVDPKALFVMDETETQIAPYDRQFASKSVGKRAMQLFAGPMMNFVLAIVIFVILGLVQGVPTKEAIIDHVEPGTPAAEAGLKSEDEIIRIDGQPISTWEGFTSIVQESPEEELSMTLKRADGQQEEVTITPARTEIQEGVEIGQIGVTHMFEKSIGGTFVYGFSKTYDTTKLILTNLLMLVTGQYSIDMLAGPVGIYDATDQIVQTGFTNFMIWTAMLSINLGIVNLVPLPALDGGRLVFVGLEAVRGKPIDPEKEGMVHVIGLALLMLLMLVVTWNDIQRLFL, from the coding sequence TTGAATACGGTTATTGCGTTTATTTTTATGTTTGGATTGCTTGTTTTTATACATGAGCTCGGTCATTTGATCTTTGCAAAAAGAGCCGGGATGTTAGCACGTGAATTTGCCATTGGATTTGGACCGAAAATGTTTTCGTTTAAAAAGAATGAAACGGTCTATACAATCAGACTCTTGCCGATTGGTGGTTATGTCCGTGTTGCTGGCGAAGATCCGGAAATTATTGAATTAAAGCCAGGGCACCATATAGGGCTTGAATTCAACGAGCAAGGCGTTGTCAATAAAATTATTGTCAATAACAAATCAAAGCATCCGAACGCACGTGTCATAGAAGTTAATCATGCTGACCTGGATCACACATTGCAAATCACAGGATACGAGCCAGATGAAGAAGAACCACTCCTGACTTTTAAAGTCGATCCTAAAGCTTTATTTGTGATGGATGAAACCGAAACTCAAATTGCACCTTATGATCGTCAATTTGCTTCCAAATCTGTTGGTAAACGTGCTATGCAGTTATTTGCCGGGCCAATGATGAATTTTGTTCTGGCTATTGTAATCTTCGTTATACTCGGATTGGTACAAGGTGTTCCTACTAAGGAAGCTATTATTGATCATGTTGAGCCGGGAACGCCCGCAGCAGAAGCAGGGCTTAAATCAGAAGACGAAATCATTCGCATAGACGGCCAGCCGATCTCTACATGGGAAGGCTTCACTTCGATCGTTCAGGAAAGTCCTGAAGAAGAATTGTCTATGACCTTGAAAAGAGCAGATGGACAGCAAGAAGAGGTAACCATCACCCCTGCTCGGACAGAGATTCAAGAAGGTGTTGAAATCGGGCAAATTGGTGTCACCCATATGTTCGAGAAATCGATTGGCGGTACCTTTGTTTACGGTTTTTCAAAGACCTATGACACAACAAAATTAATACTAACCAACCTCCTGATGCTCGTAACAGGACAGTATTCTATCGATATGCTGGCAGGACCTGTAGGCATTTATGATGCTACAGACCAAATCGTCCAGACAGGCTTTACAAACTTTATGATATGGACAGCAATGTTGAGTATCAATCTTGGAATTGTAAATCTTGTTCCACTCCCTGCTCTTGATGGTGGAAGGTTGGTGTTTGTTGGCCTTGAAGCAGTCAGAGGCAAGCCGATTGATCCGGAAAAAGAAGGCATGGTCCATGTAATCGGACTTGCGTTACTAATGTTGTTAATGCTTGTTGTTACATGGAATGATATTCAACGATTGTTTCTTTGA
- a CDS encoding phosphatidate cytidylyltransferase translates to MKQRIITAIIALALFLPVAIYGGWPFTVFISIIGIIGLLEFIKMGNLNPYKVPAVASMAALLLLLYPLPWFQESFGKTEIFVSYLVILLLYTVVSKNKFTFDHAALILMATLYVSFGFFYLLETREAGLVYFFYVLVIIWTTDTGAYVTGRAMGKRKLWPDISPNKTVEGAIGGILLSCVMAVAFHFSFDLQVSLVALIGTTILASIFGQLGDLVESAFKRHYGVKDTGNILPGHGGILDRFDSMLFVFPILHIIGFL, encoded by the coding sequence ATGAAACAGAGGATCATTACAGCAATCATTGCATTAGCTCTTTTTTTACCTGTTGCAATCTATGGAGGATGGCCTTTTACTGTATTTATTTCGATTATTGGCATCATTGGGTTGCTTGAATTCATTAAAATGGGCAATTTGAATCCGTATAAGGTGCCTGCTGTTGCATCAATGGCAGCACTATTATTGCTCTTATATCCCCTCCCGTGGTTCCAGGAGAGTTTTGGTAAAACCGAAATATTTGTTTCTTATCTGGTGATTTTATTATTATATACTGTAGTATCAAAGAATAAATTCACATTCGATCATGCAGCACTGATCTTGATGGCTACTTTATATGTTAGTTTTGGATTCTTTTACCTGCTGGAAACACGGGAAGCTGGTCTAGTTTACTTTTTTTATGTGCTTGTAATTATTTGGACAACTGACACCGGGGCTTATGTTACTGGACGTGCAATGGGGAAACGTAAATTATGGCCAGATATAAGTCCGAATAAAACGGTTGAAGGCGCTATTGGTGGTATTCTTTTAAGTTGCGTTATGGCTGTAGCTTTCCATTTTTCCTTTGATTTACAGGTGTCACTTGTTGCGCTGATTGGCACCACCATACTGGCTTCTATATTTGGACAGCTTGGTGATTTGGTAGAATCAGCATTTAAACGACATTACGGTGTGAAAGATACTGGCAATATCTTACCCGGTCATGGTGGGATTCTGGACCGGTTTGACAGTATGTTATTCGTATTTCCGATCTTGCACATTATCGGTTTTTTATAA
- a CDS encoding isoprenyl transferase → MSFKLPFIKAKSKKTAHLNELENIPRHVAIIMDGNGRWAQKRGLPRIAGHKEGMDVVRKVAKAASDMNVKILTLYAFSTENWKRPSKEVEFIMRLPKEFIHVYLPEMIENNVRIETIGNMNDIPEHTKKAVAYAKEQTKNNDGLLLNFALNYGSRFEIMEAMKRVMSDVKASKLSIDALDEQEFSKYLYTEGLSDPDLLIRTSGEQRLSNFLLWQSAYTEFWFTEVLWPDFNEDLLIKAFKEYQRRKRRYGGI, encoded by the coding sequence ATGTCATTTAAACTACCTTTTATAAAAGCCAAATCTAAAAAAACCGCCCATCTGAATGAGCTGGAAAATATACCGCGACATGTTGCTATTATTATGGATGGGAATGGAAGATGGGCTCAAAAAAGGGGATTGCCACGGATTGCCGGGCATAAAGAAGGTATGGACGTTGTAAGGAAGGTTGCTAAAGCTGCTTCAGACATGAATGTTAAAATCCTAACCCTTTATGCATTTTCAACAGAAAACTGGAAACGTCCCAGTAAAGAAGTTGAATTCATTATGCGGCTCCCAAAAGAATTTATACATGTATACTTACCCGAAATGATAGAAAATAACGTTAGAATAGAAACGATTGGAAATATGAATGATATTCCTGAGCATACAAAAAAAGCTGTTGCCTATGCTAAGGAGCAAACTAAGAACAATGATGGTTTACTGTTGAATTTCGCTTTAAACTATGGAAGCAGATTTGAAATTATGGAAGCCATGAAACGCGTCATGAGTGATGTTAAAGCTTCTAAATTATCTATAGACGCGTTGGATGAACAAGAGTTTTCCAAATACTTGTATACTGAAGGATTGTCTGATCCTGATTTGTTAATTCGCACGAGTGGAGAACAGCGTTTGAGCAACTTCTTGCTTTGGCAGTCTGCCTATACGGAATTTTGGTTTACAGAGGTATTATGGCCTGATTTCAACGAGGATTTATTAATCAAAGCTTTTAAGGAATATCAAAGACGAAAGCGAAGGTATGGAGGAATTTAA
- the frr gene encoding ribosome recycling factor — protein sequence MSNSTLTDMRNKMNEAVQAFSRNLATVRAGRANPSLLDNVFVNYYGATTPLNQLSNVSAPEPRLLVITPYDKSASSEIEKAIQKADLGLSPSSDGNVIRINIPALTEERRKDLVKVVGKYSEETRVQIRNLRREANDQFKKDEKNGDITEDDLRSLQEDVQKETDKQIQEVDNLAKTKENEIMEV from the coding sequence ATGTCTAATAGTACATTGACCGATATGCGTAACAAAATGAATGAAGCTGTGCAGGCCTTTTCGCGAAATCTGGCTACGGTAAGAGCTGGACGTGCCAATCCTTCTTTGCTTGACAATGTGTTCGTGAATTACTATGGTGCAACGACGCCATTGAATCAGTTGTCAAATGTTTCGGCACCTGAACCTCGCCTTCTCGTTATAACGCCGTATGACAAAAGTGCGAGCAGTGAGATTGAAAAAGCCATTCAAAAAGCTGATCTTGGACTTTCACCTTCAAGTGACGGGAATGTTATACGTATTAATATCCCTGCTCTAACTGAGGAGAGACGTAAAGACTTGGTTAAAGTTGTTGGAAAATATTCTGAAGAAACGCGTGTTCAAATCCGCAATCTCCGCAGAGAAGCCAATGATCAATTTAAAAAAGATGAAAAGAATGGCGATATCACAGAAGATGATTTGCGCAGTCTGCAAGAGGATGTACAAAAAGAAACTGATAAACAAATCCAGGAAGTAGACAATCTTGCGAAAACCAAAGAAAATGAAATTATGGAAGTCTGA
- the pyrH gene encoding UMP kinase, translating into MTTAEYQRIVLKLSGEALSGAQGYGIEPQVIQSIASQIKDVADLGVEVAVVVGGGNIWRGKVGSEMGMDRATADYMGMLATIMNSLALQDALEHIGIPTRVQTSIEMRQVAEPYIRRKAIRHLEKKRVVIFSAGTGNPYFSTDTTAALRAAEIEADVILMAKNNVDGVYSADPKHNADAQKYEELSYMDMLNEGLGVMDATASSLCMDNDIPLIVFSITDEGNIKRVVQGETLGTTIRGK; encoded by the coding sequence ATGACAACAGCTGAATATCAAAGAATTGTACTAAAATTGAGTGGTGAAGCGTTGAGCGGAGCACAAGGGTATGGCATTGAACCACAAGTCATCCAGTCTATTGCGTCCCAAATTAAAGACGTCGCTGATTTAGGTGTGGAAGTCGCTGTTGTCGTTGGCGGCGGGAATATTTGGCGAGGCAAGGTTGGAAGTGAAATGGGCATGGACCGTGCCACAGCCGATTACATGGGGATGCTTGCAACAATTATGAACTCTCTTGCCCTCCAAGATGCGCTCGAACATATCGGGATACCTACTCGTGTTCAAACATCAATTGAAATGCGACAGGTCGCTGAGCCTTATATTAGAAGAAAGGCCATTCGCCATCTTGAGAAAAAGCGTGTTGTTATCTTTTCTGCAGGCACTGGAAACCCGTATTTTTCAACAGATACGACTGCGGCATTGAGAGCTGCTGAAATTGAGGCAGATGTCATTTTAATGGCTAAAAATAATGTCGATGGCGTGTATTCTGCTGATCCAAAGCATAATGCCGATGCTCAGAAATATGAGGAATTATCATATATGGACATGCTTAATGAGGGGCTGGGCGTTATGGATGCCACCGCGTCTTCGCTATGCATGGACAATGATATACCCTTAATCGTATTCTCCATTACGGATGAAGGTAATATTAAAAGAGTTGTACAAGGTGAAACGCTTGGTACCACAATAAGGGGGAAATAA
- the tsf gene encoding translation elongation factor Ts has protein sequence MAITAKMVKELREKTGAGMMDCKKALQETDGDLDQAVDFLREKGMAKAAKKADRIAAEGSTHIEIEGNSAVLIEVNCETDFVTKNDQFKTLLTEIGKHILSEKPESLNDALNQKLYNGEDTVESYINATIAKIGEKISLRRFELFTKTDQDAFGAYLHMGGRIGVLTVLEGTTDENIAKDIAMHIAAVNPRYISRDDVAAEEVNREREVLKTQALNEGKPENIVEKMVEGRLGKFFEEICLLEQNFVKDPDQKVKKFVADKNATVRDFIRYEVGEGMEKREDNFAEEVMSQMKQ, from the coding sequence ATGGCAATTACAGCTAAGATGGTTAAGGAATTGCGTGAAAAAACAGGTGCAGGCATGATGGACTGTAAAAAAGCGCTGCAAGAAACAGATGGTGATCTGGATCAAGCAGTAGATTTCCTTCGTGAAAAAGGTATGGCCAAAGCTGCTAAAAAAGCTGACCGTATTGCAGCTGAAGGTTCAACACATATTGAAATTGAGGGAAATAGTGCTGTATTAATTGAAGTAAATTGTGAAACAGATTTTGTTACTAAAAATGACCAGTTCAAAACATTGCTCACTGAAATCGGGAAACACATTTTGAGTGAAAAGCCTGAGAGCTTAAATGATGCACTGAATCAAAAACTATATAATGGCGAAGATACTGTCGAATCTTATATCAATGCCACAATTGCTAAAATCGGTGAGAAAATCTCCCTGCGCCGGTTTGAACTGTTTACTAAAACAGATCAAGATGCTTTCGGTGCATATTTACACATGGGTGGCCGAATTGGTGTACTCACTGTTCTGGAAGGCACAACAGATGAAAATATTGCAAAAGACATTGCAATGCATATTGCTGCCGTTAATCCGCGATATATTTCACGCGACGATGTGGCTGCGGAAGAAGTCAATCGTGAGCGAGAAGTTCTAAAAACACAAGCCCTCAACGAAGGTAAGCCGGAGAATATCGTAGAAAAAATGGTGGAAGGGCGCCTTGGGAAGTTCTTTGAAGAGATTTGTCTGCTAGAACAGAACTTTGTTAAAGATCCAGATCAAAAGGTTAAAAAGTTTGTTGCGGATAAAAACGCCACAGTGAGAGACTTTATCCGTTACGAAGTCGGTGAAGGCATGGAGAAGCGTGAAGATAACTTTGCTGAAGAAGTTATGAGCCAAATGAAACAATAA